One genomic region from Quercus robur chromosome 4, dhQueRobu3.1, whole genome shotgun sequence encodes:
- the LOC126722909 gene encoding uncharacterized protein LOC126722909 — MAKGNKAVTPAKQGKGKGLMAVPDGKQERPPSLLRDDSKYALEKLSSIITAEDYEDLGNHSTEAMGETGLFAVAQSLVMMKGLLDRCLNRESSLDRVRAKAQQTEEELGQLQRWRSKMVKKLELSEQARKELEEKTATSLTVIENKEAEIKQLKEEIRQAKVAAVEEYRCSESCLGELSDSFLQGFDDSLRQVKKAYPELDLTMVKLEDQAQTSALPVASENTEDLFGDGAAQGDGESAPSKDVPDAEEKKD, encoded by the exons ATGGCTAAGGGTAACAAGGCCGTCACCCCAGCGAAGCAGGGGAAGGGCAAAGGATTGATGGCGGTCCCAGacggtaagcaagagagacccCCTTCCCTTCTTCGTGATgactccaagtatgcattggagaaactgtcgtccatcatcacggcagaagactatgaagacctgggaaaccattcgacggaggccatgggggagacgggcctcttcgccgtcgctcag TCCTTGGTTATGATGAAGGGACTACTTgaccggtgtctcaaccgtgagagtagcttggaccgggtgcgcgcgaaggcgcagcagacggaggaagagctcggacaactTCAGAGATGGAGGTCTAAGATGGtgaagaagctggagctttctgagcAGGCGAGGAAGGAGCTTGAGGAGAAGACGGCCACTTCGCTGACGGTCATAGAGAACAAAGAAGCTGAGATAAAACAACTCAAAGAAGAGATCCGTCAGGCTAAAGTGGCAGCCGTCGAGGAGTACCGATGCTCGGAGTCCTGTTTGGGCGAGCTGTCGGACTCCTTCCTCCAAGGATTCGATGATTCcctccgtcaagtcaagaaggcttatccagagctggacttgacaatggtcaaacttgaggaccaagcccagacttctgccctccccgtcgcctccgaaaatacggaggacctttTTGGAGACGGTGCTGCTCAGGGAGACGGAGAGTCCGccccgtcgaaggatgtcccagatgctgaagaaaagaaagattga